From Fastidiosipila sp., a single genomic window includes:
- the nth gene encoding endonuclease III yields MTGQRRDRARQVTEVLARRYPEAAVTLTHRTPWELLTGAILASQCTDERVNRVTPQLFERFPDPETMAGADQEELESLIRSCGLFRAKAKALRGTARMVAEKHRGQVPSTREELMALPGVGRKIANLIVGDAFGGQAIVVDTHCARISRLLGFTDSDQPARIERDLAQVIPEEAWTLWGHLMVAHGRDLCRARCRLCFQCPVRLLCRYGKSAEIPAKGEGACV; encoded by the coding sequence GTGACCGGTCAAAGGCGGGATCGGGCCCGCCAGGTCACCGAGGTCCTGGCCCGCCGTTATCCGGAAGCTGCGGTGACCCTGACGCACCGGACGCCCTGGGAGCTTCTGACCGGCGCCATCCTGGCCTCCCAGTGCACGGATGAACGTGTCAACCGGGTTACGCCGCAGCTCTTTGAACGTTTTCCCGATCCGGAAACCATGGCCGGGGCGGATCAGGAGGAACTTGAAAGCCTGATCCGGAGCTGCGGCCTTTTCCGCGCCAAGGCAAAGGCGCTGCGGGGAACAGCCCGGATGGTGGCGGAGAAACACCGGGGCCAGGTGCCTTCAACAAGAGAAGAACTGATGGCTCTTCCCGGCGTGGGACGCAAAATCGCCAATTTGATCGTGGGAGACGCCTTCGGCGGCCAGGCCATCGTGGTTGACACCCACTGCGCGCGCATCAGCCGTTTGCTCGGTTTCACCGACAGTGACCAGCCTGCCCGGATCGAGCGGGATCTGGCACAGGTCATCCCGGAGGAGGCCTGGACCCTTTGGGGCCACCTGATGGTGGCTCACGGCCGGGACCTGTGCCGGGCCCGCTGCCGCCTTTGTTTCCAATGCCCGGTCCGGCTTCTTTGCCGCTACGGCAAGTCCGCCGAAATTCCGGCAAAGGGGGAGGGCGCTTGTGTCTGA
- a CDS encoding serine protease, which translates to MKKDRTGLIILIAAFLLAALLIPLSCPGSRPPVTEPATETTSPPTTSRKTTSTTTTTISSPPTEPVSVPEEEEPEPEDREPSLSDLFAAVSPSVVSVHVSIPASSLYAKREEFFSGLIVDESGIIVTTFSLLERALDFRGNLLADASIRLYVRGFDQAFEAVLIGYQSTVDLALLRVKDRGDVTFPAQTLDKEARLAVGTPVYSIGYPPVLIGEGGLSSGCVTSLYRTSFEEDGSPVGLIETSIPTLPVYAGSPLINDEGRVVAIASGYLKRIYTQHLGYAVPSPIVLDVISRILDQPDPLPEVKASLGITVLGDEDNEALRKMFNYPAGLYINLVKPESAAYTAGLNAGDILLRINGQAMEAVSDLMAFLGGQAVGTLVEMEVYRPGDDRVLVKTCYLLEESP; encoded by the coding sequence GTGAAAAAGGACCGAACCGGCCTCATCATACTCATTGCCGCCTTCCTGCTTGCGGCCCTGCTCATCCCTCTGTCCTGCCCCGGATCCAGGCCCCCTGTCACGGAACCTGCCACTGAGACGACCTCTCCGCCGACGACAAGCCGGAAAACCACGTCGACCACCACGACCACAATCAGCAGCCCGCCGACCGAGCCGGTCTCTGTCCCGGAAGAGGAAGAGCCTGAACCTGAGGACCGGGAACCTTCTTTGTCAGATTTGTTTGCCGCCGTCTCACCCTCCGTGGTATCCGTCCATGTCTCCATCCCTGCCTCATCGCTTTACGCAAAGAGGGAAGAGTTCTTTTCCGGCCTGATCGTGGACGAGTCCGGAATCATTGTCACAACCTTCAGCCTGCTCGAGCGCGCCCTTGACTTCCGCGGCAATCTGCTGGCCGACGCCTCCATCCGCCTCTACGTGCGCGGATTTGATCAGGCCTTTGAGGCGGTGCTGATCGGCTACCAGTCAACGGTCGACCTGGCTCTTCTGAGAGTTAAAGACCGGGGTGACGTGACCTTCCCGGCACAGACCCTGGACAAGGAAGCCCGGCTGGCCGTCGGAACCCCGGTCTACAGCATCGGTTACCCGCCGGTGCTGATCGGGGAGGGGGGCCTCTCCTCAGGCTGCGTCACCTCGCTCTACCGGACTTCCTTTGAGGAGGACGGGTCCCCGGTCGGCCTGATCGAAACCAGCATCCCGACGCTGCCCGTTTACGCGGGCAGCCCCCTGATTAATGATGAGGGCCGGGTTGTCGCCATTGCCAGCGGCTACCTCAAGCGTATCTACACCCAACATCTGGGATATGCCGTGCCTTCGCCCATTGTGCTGGATGTCATCAGCCGGATTCTGGACCAGCCCGATCCCCTGCCTGAGGTCAAAGCCTCCCTGGGTATTACAGTCCTGGGTGATGAAGACAATGAGGCCCTGCGCAAGATGTTCAATTATCCCGCGGGCCTTTATATCAATCTGGTCAAACCCGAAAGCGCCGCCTACACGGCGGGGCTGAATGCGGGTGACATCCTGCTTCGGATTAACGGACAGGCCATGGAAGCAGTCAGTGACCTGATGGCTTTCCTGGGCGGGCAGGCAGTCGGGACCCTGGTCGAGATGGAGGTCTACCGGCCGGGTGACGACCGGGTCCTGGTCAAAACCTGTTACCTGCTCGAGGAGTCACCGTGA
- a CDS encoding HAMP domain-containing histidine kinase → MKRLSIYTRTLLTISAAILVIFLALALIYGTIYSYSSWQQRQEELKRNAIELADLTESRMDAAHTTFTSPDIKGHISFAARSTGSFVWIVNARGEIIHHTGIPLETMLLLERSGSEGRGDPILPQEARNEGHAVFCQAGDKTGFASLLEESAAWLVASAPIGVHGDLYTGEVILLKRHHAENFSAFLLEHNVPISFAAAFILSLVIIIWLSRNITRPISALAKTANAVYAGDLSARVSMEGDPGGDLAIPAGRQDDLTRLVHTFNMLIAQFEEREEQHSEFLSNVSHDLRTPVTSIGGFIEGMRDGTIAEEKYAYYLDIIKLETNRLEGLINTLFDQTGLEGQTTLKKEVFDLYSLIRQVKQSFEPMLAEKKIELETVFDHRYEEPVRAVGDTGQLTRVLNNVIANAVRFTPEKGIIIVSTAVSERSIRVSVEDNGPGIAQEDLPRIFDRFYKADKSRHGEGSGLGLYIARALIQRHSQHIEAGQSAELGGARITFTVARP, encoded by the coding sequence GTGAAACGGCTGTCCATCTACACCCGGACCTTGCTGACGATTTCGGCTGCCATTCTGGTCATTTTTCTGGCACTGGCCCTGATTTACGGCACCATTTACAGCTATTCCTCCTGGCAGCAGCGGCAGGAAGAGCTGAAGCGCAACGCCATCGAACTGGCCGACCTCACGGAAAGCCGAATGGACGCCGCCCATACCACCTTCACCAGCCCGGACATCAAGGGGCATATTTCCTTTGCCGCCCGGTCGACCGGATCCTTTGTCTGGATCGTCAATGCCAGGGGGGAGATTATCCACCACACAGGCATCCCTTTGGAAACCATGCTTTTGCTGGAGCGTTCGGGAAGTGAGGGAAGAGGTGACCCCATCCTGCCCCAGGAGGCGCGCAACGAGGGCCATGCAGTCTTTTGCCAGGCAGGTGACAAGACCGGCTTTGCCTCCCTGCTCGAGGAATCGGCGGCATGGCTTGTGGCCAGCGCGCCCATCGGCGTCCATGGCGACCTCTACACCGGGGAAGTGATCCTGCTCAAGCGCCATCATGCGGAGAATTTCAGCGCTTTTCTCCTGGAGCACAACGTGCCGATTTCCTTTGCTGCCGCATTCATCCTCTCCCTGGTGATCATTATCTGGCTGTCACGCAATATCACGAGGCCCATTTCCGCCCTCGCCAAGACAGCCAACGCGGTCTATGCCGGTGATCTTTCCGCCCGGGTCAGCATGGAAGGGGACCCAGGCGGGGACCTGGCCATACCGGCCGGACGCCAGGACGACCTGACCCGGCTGGTCCATACCTTCAATATGCTGATCGCTCAGTTTGAGGAAAGGGAGGAGCAGCACTCGGAATTTCTGAGCAATGTCTCCCATGACCTGCGCACACCGGTCACCTCCATCGGCGGTTTCATCGAGGGGATGCGGGACGGGACCATTGCGGAGGAGAAGTACGCCTATTACCTGGACATCATCAAGCTGGAGACCAACCGCCTCGAAGGCCTGATCAACACCCTCTTCGATCAGACCGGCCTGGAAGGCCAGACCACCTTGAAAAAAGAAGTCTTCGACCTTTATTCCCTGATCCGTCAGGTCAAGCAGTCTTTCGAGCCCATGCTGGCAGAAAAGAAGATTGAACTGGAGACGGTCTTCGACCATCGTTACGAGGAGCCTGTCCGGGCCGTGGGCGACACGGGGCAGCTGACCCGGGTCCTGAACAACGTGATTGCCAATGCGGTCCGCTTTACACCCGAAAAGGGCATCATCATCGTCAGCACGGCAGTCAGTGAGCGTTCCATCCGGGTCTCCGTTGAGGATAACGGCCCGGGAATCGCCCAGGAAGATCTGCCCCGCATCTTCGACCGCTTCTACAAGGCGGACAAGTCCCGCCATGGCGAAGGGTCCGGCCTGGGGCTCTACATCGCCCGGGCACTCATTCAACGCCACAGCCAGCACATTGAGGCCGGTCAATCGGCTGAGCTCGGTGGCGCCCGGATTACCTTCACCGTAGCCAGGCCTTAA
- a CDS encoding response regulator transcription factor translates to MEESRRVLIVDDDKHISELLKLYFEKDGFEVVSCYTGDAVMPMVRAVKPDVIILDLMLPGMSGFDIMRQLRRESDVPVLMLTARSDTLDKIIGLELGADDYILKPFDPKELLARVKAVLRRFNAPDPAAVTETNKKEVVTYPGLVVDRIRYAVRVGDREIDMPPKELELLFFLASHPNRVYTRDQILEHIWGMDYYGEQRTVDVHIKRIREKLDVIEHPLWQIKTVWSVGYKFELKDQAEA, encoded by the coding sequence ATGGAAGAATCTAGACGGGTACTGATCGTCGATGACGACAAGCATATCAGCGAACTGCTCAAGCTCTATTTCGAAAAGGATGGTTTTGAGGTTGTTTCCTGCTATACAGGAGACGCCGTCATGCCCATGGTCCGCGCCGTCAAGCCGGATGTTATCATTCTGGATCTGATGCTGCCCGGCATGAGCGGCTTTGACATCATGCGGCAGCTCCGCCGCGAATCGGATGTCCCGGTCCTGATGCTGACCGCGCGAAGCGACACCCTGGACAAGATCATCGGCCTGGAACTGGGCGCCGACGATTACATCCTGAAGCCCTTTGACCCCAAAGAGCTCCTGGCGCGCGTCAAGGCCGTCCTGAGACGTTTTAATGCCCCGGACCCCGCGGCAGTCACGGAGACCAACAAAAAGGAAGTGGTCACCTATCCCGGCCTGGTGGTCGACCGTATCCGCTACGCGGTCCGGGTCGGCGACAGGGAGATTGACATGCCGCCCAAGGAGCTTGAACTTCTTTTCTTTCTGGCCTCGCATCCCAACCGGGTCTATACCCGCGACCAGATTCTGGAACATATCTGGGGCATGGATTACTACGGCGAGCAGCGGACGGTCGATGTTCACATCAAACGGATCAGGGAAAAGCTGGATGTCATTGAGCATCCGCTCTGGCAAATCAAAACCGTCTGGAGCGTGGGCTACAAATTTGAATTGAAGGATCAGGCTGAAGCGTGA
- the nrdR gene encoding transcriptional repressor NrdR translates to MRCPNCEGNDDRVVDSRPSDDGTTIRRRRECLLCGTRFTTYERIENIPLMVIKKDGSRQPFDRQKLLIGIMKSCEKRPVTTQQIEELIDQVERAADNALKREITTSEIGELVLKQLRKIDEVAYIRFASVYRAFGDIRSFFGEISSLLQNDAEEEEHNPAGEDLLDEVWEEPQL, encoded by the coding sequence GTGAGATGCCCCAACTGTGAAGGCAACGATGACCGGGTCGTTGATTCGAGGCCGTCCGACGACGGGACCACCATCCGCCGCAGACGTGAATGCCTCCTTTGCGGGACGCGGTTTACGACTTATGAAAGGATCGAGAATATCCCCTTGATGGTCATCAAAAAGGATGGAAGCCGCCAGCCCTTCGACCGGCAGAAACTCCTGATCGGCATCATGAAAAGCTGTGAAAAAAGGCCGGTGACCACCCAGCAGATTGAGGAACTGATCGACCAGGTGGAGCGGGCAGCCGACAACGCGCTCAAGCGGGAGATTACCACGTCTGAGATCGGGGAGCTGGTCTTGAAACAGTTGAGGAAAATAGACGAGGTGGCCTACATTCGCTTCGCATCCGTCTACCGCGCTTTCGGGGACATACGATCATTTTTCGGGGAAATCTCCTCACTGCTTCAAAATGACGCGGAGGAGGAAGAGCATAACCCGGCAGGGGAGGATCTTCTCGACGAGGTCTGGGAAGAACCGCAGCTTTAA
- the ftsZ gene encoding cell division protein FtsZ: MRVGGEFYANIRVIGIGGGGCNAVNRMIEGGVQGIEFIAVNTDHQVLQHSKASETIRIGEKVTRGLGAGAQPELGQKAAEENIEEISKALEGTDMLFITAGMGGGTGTGGAPVIAQVAEKLGILTVAVVTTPFRFEGSRRRQNAEKGIRELQQHVDSLIVVPNDKLLEIASDDTTLDEAFNLADRVLQYGVSSISDLVAVPGLINLDLADVRRVMTNAGICHMGIGRGNGESRAATAVKQAMTSPLLDTTIDGAQSIIINFTGGHDMKMKEVNEAASQVREAVSPDAEIIFGAVIDENMQDDLVITIIASRFGGDSVPGRGARAGHGQMPQPAFGMPQRQAAAPDSRSAIDDLPDFLRPPRTGPMRDPGAEQGLQGTGFSRTSQRHDELAMADMIGRATENAAKHNRNIPRVLDEAPLEGTGPAPGKARAGRQEGRVLPWFLRDDEIDR; this comes from the coding sequence ATGAGGGTTGGTGGCGAATTTTACGCGAACATCCGGGTTATCGGAATTGGCGGTGGCGGCTGCAATGCCGTCAACCGTATGATCGAGGGCGGTGTCCAGGGCATCGAATTCATCGCGGTCAATACCGACCATCAGGTTCTCCAGCATTCCAAGGCAAGCGAAACGATCCGGATCGGCGAGAAGGTGACGCGCGGTCTGGGTGCCGGCGCGCAGCCGGAGCTGGGCCAGAAGGCGGCGGAAGAGAACATCGAGGAAATCTCCAAAGCCCTTGAAGGCACCGATATGCTCTTCATCACGGCCGGCATGGGCGGAGGGACCGGTACCGGGGGGGCGCCGGTAATCGCCCAGGTGGCGGAAAAACTTGGGATTCTGACGGTTGCGGTCGTCACGACGCCCTTCCGCTTTGAGGGATCCCGCCGCCGGCAGAACGCGGAAAAAGGTATCCGTGAACTCCAGCAGCATGTCGATTCCCTGATCGTGGTCCCCAATGACAAACTTCTTGAAATCGCCAGCGATGACACCACCCTCGATGAGGCCTTCAATCTGGCCGACCGGGTGCTCCAGTACGGTGTTTCCAGCATCTCCGACCTGGTGGCGGTTCCCGGCCTGATCAACCTGGACCTGGCGGACGTCAGGCGGGTTATGACCAATGCCGGTATCTGCCACATGGGAATCGGGCGGGGCAACGGGGAGAGCCGGGCGGCTACTGCCGTAAAACAGGCCATGACCAGCCCGCTCCTCGACACGACCATAGACGGGGCGCAGAGCATCATTATCAATTTCACCGGCGGACATGACATGAAAATGAAGGAAGTCAACGAGGCTGCCTCCCAGGTCCGTGAAGCCGTTTCGCCTGATGCCGAGATTATCTTTGGTGCGGTCATCGATGAGAACATGCAGGATGACCTGGTCATCACCATTATTGCAAGCCGTTTCGGAGGCGACAGCGTGCCGGGCCGGGGAGCCCGTGCCGGGCACGGCCAGATGCCCCAGCCCGCATTCGGCATGCCGCAGCGCCAGGCAGCTGCGCCGGATTCACGCTCCGCCATTGACGACCTGCCTGACTTCCTGCGGCCGCCGCGGACAGGGCCGATGAGAGATCCCGGAGCGGAACAGGGATTGCAGGGAACCGGTTTCAGCCGGACCAGCCAGCGGCACGACGAGCTGGCCATGGCTGACATGATCGGCCGCGCGACTGAAAATGCGGCCAAACATAACCGCAATATTCCCCGTGTCCTCGATGAGGCCCCCCTTGAAGGGACGGGTCCGGCGCCTGGGAAAGCACGTGCTGGCAGGCAGGAGGGCAGGGTTTTACCCTGGTTCCTGCGTGACGATGAGATCGACCGCTGA
- a CDS encoding DUF1290 domain-containing protein: MLIIIGLLIGLLLGLFANIPLPASVVPYLAVFTLVGAEALTGSWNALQEGDFEPGKFLVEFAVNLVIAALITALGQQLKYDFSLIVAFIFAYRLFRNINFISRKLYKDIRDRRQNRTRKAGEGGQERPAE, from the coding sequence ATGCTGATTATCATCGGTCTTCTGATCGGTTTGCTCTTAGGTTTATTTGCCAACATTCCTCTGCCTGCCAGCGTGGTGCCCTATCTGGCCGTTTTTACCCTGGTCGGCGCCGAAGCCCTGACCGGCTCATGGAATGCTTTGCAGGAAGGGGACTTTGAGCCGGGGAAGTTTCTGGTTGAGTTTGCGGTCAATCTGGTTATCGCGGCCCTGATCACCGCCCTGGGTCAACAGTTGAAATACGACTTTTCCCTGATTGTCGCCTTCATTTTTGCCTACAGGCTTTTCCGGAATATCAATTTCATCTCCCGAAAACTGTATAAGGATATCAGGGATCGCCGCCAGAACCGGACCCGGAAAGCGGGGGAAGGCGGTCAGGAAAGGCCGGCCGAGTGA
- a CDS encoding FtsQ-type POTRA domain-containing protein, with protein MKWPNSENSRGPASPGRGGNHPYPPIFQPSPFTDENRRKRAKDRRRRHFAGWPSRLLLLFALLLSAAVLVAFLPQFYIENVTVTGCRMTDQAAIKAFAKTREGHHFLEKLGGSPSRFLSLRYGSIEDDILAAYPVIRQVKVRFRFPSVVAVIVEEKVEVLAVRISGGYALIDRQHEVLRIAEDADFALPVLEGIAVTGQTVRGEPLPVEDPGQLSAASHLIAGLIRHDEAGGTGPGLMAKVRQIRQLGGKLFVLFIPLSQGGEIRVRLEDNRQLQEKLALLDYLLEREDIIPQAGGELDLSGETAYFRPDAGGGHAVDYTVP; from the coding sequence ATGAAATGGCCAAATTCTGAAAATTCCCGCGGGCCGGCTTCGCCCGGGAGGGGCGGAAACCACCCCTATCCGCCCATTTTCCAGCCTTCGCCCTTCACGGATGAAAACCGGCGAAAACGCGCCAAGGACAGGAGGCGCCGGCATTTTGCCGGTTGGCCCTCGCGCTTGCTGCTTTTATTTGCTCTTTTGCTTTCGGCGGCCGTCCTGGTTGCCTTTCTCCCTCAGTTTTACATCGAAAATGTCACCGTGACCGGCTGCCGCATGACGGATCAGGCGGCCATCAAGGCTTTTGCCAAGACCCGGGAGGGTCATCATTTTCTTGAAAAACTGGGAGGTTCACCCAGCCGTTTCCTGTCCCTTCGATACGGCAGCATTGAAGATGATATCCTGGCGGCCTATCCCGTGATCCGCCAGGTGAAAGTCCGTTTCCGCTTTCCCTCCGTGGTGGCAGTCATTGTGGAGGAGAAGGTGGAAGTACTGGCCGTCCGGATTTCAGGCGGCTATGCCCTGATTGACCGGCAGCATGAGGTCCTGAGGATCGCAGAGGACGCTGACTTCGCCTTGCCTGTTCTTGAGGGTATCGCCGTCACCGGCCAAACCGTCCGGGGGGAACCGCTCCCGGTGGAGGATCCCGGGCAGCTGTCCGCGGCGTCGCACCTGATCGCCGGCCTGATCCGGCACGATGAGGCGGGCGGGACAGGTCCCGGACTGATGGCAAAAGTCCGCCAGATCAGACAGCTCGGGGGCAAGCTCTTTGTTCTCTTCATCCCTTTATCGCAGGGCGGGGAGATACGTGTTAGACTTGAAGACAACAGACAGCTGCAAGAGAAACTGGCCTTGCTTGACTACCTGCTTGAGCGTGAAGACATCATTCCGCAAGCAGGAGGAGAGCTGGATCTGAGCGGTGAAACCGCCTATTTCCGCCCTGATGCCGGTGGGGGCCATGCCGTCGATTACACGGTGCCTTGA